The genomic DNA ccgccCGCCAGCAGCCGCCCCCGATGGAGCCCGAGGAGCGGAAGATCTCGGTGTGGATCTGCCAGGAGGAGAAGCTGATCTCCGGGCTCTCCCGGCGGACCACCTGCTCGGACGTGGTGcgggtgctgctggaggacagCCACCACCGGCGGCAGCGCCCGGCGCCGCCCCAGCCCGCCGGCGGGATGCTGTCGGGGCCGCCGCACTCCTACTGCATCGTGGAGAAGTGGCGCGGCTTCGAGAGGATCCTGCCCAACAAGACGAAGATCCTGCGGCTCTGGGTGGCGTGGGGGGACGAGCAGGAGAACGTGCGCTTCGTGCTGGTGCGCAGCGAGGCTTCGCTGCCCAACGCGGGGCCGCGCAGCGCCGAGGCGCGGGTGGTGCTGAGCAAGGAGCGCCCCGGCCGCGGCCTGGGGGCGGCCCGAGCCAGCCTGGCGCTCACGCAGGAGCGGCAGCGCCGGGTGGTGCGGAAAGCCTTCCGCAAACTGGCCAAGATCAACAAGAAGCGGCAGCAGCCGCTGGCCCGGGAGGCCTCGTCGGCGGAGAGGATGGAGACGCTGGTGCACCTGGTGCTCTCGCAGGACCACACCATCCGACAGCAGATCCAGCGGCTCCGCGAGCTGGACCGCGAGATCGACAGGTACGAGGCTAAGATCCACCTGGACCGCATGAAGCGGCACGGCGTCAACTACGTGCAGGACACCTACCTGGTGGGCACGGGCGGCGAGCccgagccgggccgggagccgggccagcccgccgccggccgccccgAGGAGGACTACGCCAGGAAGTGCgaggaggtgctgcagctgcaggagcagcgggcgcagcaggaggagctgctggagcacctGGCCGCCGAGATCCAGGAGGAGCTCAACGAGCGCTGGATGaagcggcggcgggaggagctggagctggcggcggggcccgggctgGCCGACACGGACTGCGACACCACGGAGctgagcggcggcggcggcggcgagggCGAGCTGCACCTGGAGCACGAGCGGGTCAAGACCCAGCTGAGCACCAGCCTCTACATCGGCCTCAAGCTGAGCACGGACCTGGAGGCCGTCAAGACCGACCTGGACTGCACGCAGCGGGCGTGGGAGGACAAGGAGCGGGAGCTGCAGCGCCTGCTGGAGACGCTGGGCACCCTGGACGTGGCGGAGGCGCCGGCGGAGCcccgcggggcggcgggcggggggcggccggcggcgggcggctgGGTGGAGCAGGCGCGGGCGCTGCGCAAGGACCGCGCCGACAACGACGAGGACTCGGACACGGGGCTGAGCTCCATGCACAGCCAGGACTCGGACTCGCTGCCCGTGTGCGAGTCCCTCGTGTAGCGCCCGGCCGGCCGCAGCCAGcccgggagcgggagcgggagcggggctgCCGGGGCGGAGGGCGGCGGAGCGCTGCGGGCAGGTGTGGGGCAGGCGAGGAAACTCCCGGCGCGGGAGGCAGTCACACagaggaaacattttaatttgagCTCTGGAGTTTGAACTTGTTCTGACTAGTCATCCGCGGGCAGCGTTTAGGCTGGCTCGCCGGTACTTTTATCTGGGGGAGAGAAAACCCACAGCGTGCTTGTGTTTCATTCACGTCTGGGGTTGCTCGCTCCTTAAATCCTGCCGCTTGCTTCCCTCCGAAGCTTCTGCTGCCGGCCCTTTTAACCCTCCGGCTGCGCACCATCTCCTCGCTGTAGTCTGTCTGCTCCGGGCAGGCTCTTCACGAGCAAAGGGCCAGCACGCGTTTCCGAGCGGGGATCAGTACCCCCCGAACAGGTTCTCGGCATTGCAGAGTCAGATGGTGGCTTGTGGTGGGTTACACTGGGCTCTACTGACCGTCACGCATACACCCGGCCCCTTTACAGGCAAAAAGTCGCCGCACCAAAGCTGCTGATCATTTAAACACTGCGGAGGGAAAGGGGCGTCAGTCCTACTGACACTGGGGTCTCCCAGGGCGCCAGCCTTTGGACGGCACTGCAGTTCCTTTTGGCAACGAAAAAGGGTGATAAATCActtcttatttttccctttttctaaaGAACAAACTAAATCGAGATGTAGGTTAACACGTATTAACCCTGCTCTGCGTAGTGCTTCTCCTTATGCATAGATAAGAGTGCTTTGTTTAAAGGCATACTAAGAAATCTGTTAGTATCTGTAGTCGTTTGACAGTCGTGGAAGGCAATTAGCAGTGCCTGTATGTACACAGCCTTCAACTACGTTTTTTCACTAGGCTAGCTGATCTTTGGCTGAGCTTGGTTGTAGATAAACGAAGTACAGAATCAGCTTGAGCTACCGTTTCTAATAACATAGTTCATATCAGGCCAAGAGATGCAACGATAAAAGCATGACTCAAGCCCTACCTGCACTACAGCTTAATCTTTTCAGTTATtccaataaaacaaaaaagcagccaTCAGCTGCAACATGCATTTCACTTAACTGCCAAATCTTCCTCTGCAGCTTAACTCTTGCCCAAAATATACGATCTGCTCTTGCAACAGAGAGACACTAAGGATTCTTGTATTCCAGAATAATTGCAGAATAGTTTAAGCAGTGAGAGACCAGAGAATGTTGTCAGGTCCAACTGATGGTGTgaactttttaaaacttctgaGATTATTATTTATGTAAGATTATTTataaaagttttcatttaacaataagaaattatattaaaaaaggcATACACCAATAGACcagttctttattttcattaaaaacctCGCAGCCTTTTCACCCAAAGATCGTGTTCCACTCTTGCAGTGTTCTTGTTGGTTAGAATTCTGATGGACGTCAGAAGGTTAGgttcaggagctgctcagtTTGAAAGCAAGCAGAGAAGTACTGTTGTGGATTTGCAGAGGCTGTACAATTTTCTATATGCTATGACTCTTGATAAATACTATTCCACTGAATGGGTCTCAGTTGTAACAAACTGtggtttattttaaacactgatTATATaattgtttttcatattttagtcaaccttggaaaatatttaagaacCTATTTTTAGAGCTAATAAAACTCTTAATAAGGCTAACCAAGTATTCCCAGTTGAGTGTGATTTAAAAGTCGTGCCAGGACCGGGATTCTGTGATGTTACCTTGTGTGCAAAACAAGTAGAAAGATACACCAAGGGATGACAGTATCGTCCCTTCCCTTTCTGGTGGCACAAGGGACCCCCTCAGGTACAGGCAGCAGCGCACTGTCCTCAGCTCCGGCCAGTGCAGGGGCAGTGCAGTGGCATTTAGGATCATCAGCACAGTCCACAGTGAGGAATTTGGATGTTTGTGGAAGCAGAGCTGAAGAAGAAGCTGGGGTGTGGGGAGTCCCTCTGGTGCCCTGCCTTCAGCAGTGTGGACATAACGGGTGGGTGGTGCAGGGACCTGCTCGCAGCTTCCCCAGGGACTGATGTGAGCGAGAAACCGGAGCTGCCTTTGCCTAAGTTCTGCCACCACCACACCCAGCAAATAAAAAGCGCGCTGTGGAAATGGGCTGCAACAGGCTGCACATCgctgtgctgctgacagaggCATCGGGCAGGCTGTGAGGCAGGGAATTCGAAGATGTAAAGCCTACTCATGATCAGCCAGGAAAATCCATAAATTCAGGACAAACCCACTTTTGCTTTAGGCTGCTGAGGGCCATGCTTGTGGGCACTGTGTGGTGCTTGCTCTTGGCTTCCCCATAGCCCGAATAAAATCAtggccctggcagagctgctggctccttcccatggggacagggatgagaACAATGCAGGTGCCACTGTGGTCTCAAGGGTTTGATGGGAGCTAGGGTGAATTCTTGGGAGCACCTGTACGAACCTAATGTGTTCTTGTATTGTGCAGATGAAATTCAGTAAATTTATTTGATGTTTAAACAGTTACAAGTGCAATAGGCTCATAGACTGACCTCCAACACCCTCACAAATCCCTATCGCTCTCAAGCCATTATTAAAACATTCCCATAGAAGAGGAAATCACTGTTTGTATTGGAGCAGGCCCTTCTGCCTTCCCTTCTTCTGGGCTTGTGTATCCTCACTCAGATAATAGAGACAAGCCACAGGATGCCTGTCAGGGAATTTGGCTCTGGGGTTTTGCTGGGCACATAGCCAAGGGTTAGGAAAGCTGATTCAGAATCACAGGTAGAAGGGCAggatttttatcttctttgcAGTTCAGACAGAATGAGAGAGGGAGatagcagcagaaaaaaaaaaaaccctgacgGACACCATGATGGAAATCTACCTTCCGGCACCACCAAGAGAGAGGTGAGAGATCCAACAAACACAGGCTTTGGGGATGTTTCAATACCCTTCTCTTCTGTCTTCCAGAGTCAGTTCCAACCTAGTCTTCCTCTCTTCCTAACACAGATACAGATAGCCATGAATTAAATAAACCCCTAACAGCACTACGATTTATGTAAATGGTGTATAGTATCAGGTTGCCCTATTTATTCAGCAGCCTGCTTCTCAAAGGAATCATCATGGACTGAGGCCACCAGGCTTTTCTCAGACAATAGCTACAGAAATCAAAAGTTTTGTCCAGGAGATACAAATCAAAGTAGCAGCAGGCCTTAGTTTCAGGCATCCTTTAAACAAGCATTACAAAGCACTCCTACACAagttctgtgtgtgtttgctgcCCTTGGCCACGTTTTTTCTGACCCTACATGGCACTTTCTGTTGTGCCTATATAGGAGTTTGTGGGACCaagtagtgaaaaaaaaaaaaaaaaaaaaaaggaagatgaacTTTAATTTAGGTGAGGCCCTGATGGGGCTCGATGCACAGTCACACAAATGTTTTTGGCAATGACAAGGTACGGTgctaaaaatgagaaattgaAGGCCCTTGGAAAGGTGGAACTGATCCTTTCAGCAATGGGCACTGTTTTATGCTGACTCGAATGCTGGCAAAAACTTCCTTCAGGCTGTAAATATCCCCCACTCACAGTCTAAGTGAAGGTTTGGAGAGTGGAAAACTGAGGCTGGAGCTGAAACTTCTTTGACATCCATTACACTCACCTATATTAAACCCAAAATAAGCCAAATAGTGCAGCTCTTAGCCTTGACCTTGTTTCCAAACTCCACTATCAAGAAATATTATCAGAATGAAAACTCCGTGTCGAATTTGATATATTTCTGGTTCTCAGCCTGTGTAAGAGATCTGCCAGTTTGAATAAGCACTTTGTGGGGATATCGTTTGATTCCTTCAAGAGGGGAGGAAAATACATTTACTGTAATGAACACCACTGACATGCAAAATGAATGACCTATTAATTATTGCCATAGAGTCCAAATCAGCATGTAGGCAGCCAAATCACAGCCTGGTTGTTTCATTGTGACAGATCCTTTTCCAAAGAACCTCGGGTCCAGGTTTCAGACAAGATACAGTCAAAGGAGAGAGGCAGATAGGTGGGtgtgagagaaggaaaacatgtCATTAAGCTTTGTTATTGACTCCTTGCATGAAACATATGTTCCAGCTGTGCTTTAAAATCAGTCTGTCTTCCTATGTCTGGAGACACACGTGCAGAAATCGACCTCTCTCCCAAGTTCTACACgactttgggatttttttccccccctttcaTTTGCACTGAGCTGGGAATGTAGCTCAATACatgaaaagagcagcagaggcctTGAAATAACAGGTCTGGTGAGCTGTGCTGGTTAACGAGTTGAAATACAAGCCATTGTGGATTGTTGGGAGCAGTTGTTCTTTGAAGTCACTTGATATTATTGCTCCTGAGCTGGCACACAAAGTTTAGAGAAATGAACATGGCAAAGCAGGGAGCCTACATGGATGTCACTCCTTTTCAACAAACTCTCACTTGAAAGCttaacagaaagggaaaaaaataataaactcaAAGAAAATTTGGGCTCTGCACTCAAATTAGCCAACTATCTTAAAGCAGAATTGACAAATAGTATTTTGAGAAACACCACTCACATAATTTACTACATCACTTGTGTAAATTCATCAGAGCAGAACCTTCCATGCCCCAAAATACAAACGCAAATGCCTCAAAATACAGCTTCTGCACACTCCCTTCATATCAACTTGTTTACACTTCAATCTTTATTTGGAAAGTTTTAATACAATCCCTTTACCTCAGTTCCGAAAATGTTCCAGAAAGCCATTGATGTTCTATGAAAAAAGAGTTTCCACTCAgtaacttttttcctccctcctgctaACCTGCTCCTCCCCGATTCATCAGCACCTGCTCTGAGTTTCATGTATAGCTTTGTTCAAATTGCTGAGTCTCCTTGGGCTCAGACTTGGAATCCTACTTGgtaagaaacagaaaggaagggagaaagagagagagaaagacagagaaacagagagagaaagacagagaaagagagagaggaagaaagagagagagagagaaaataaagagaaagagaaagaaagagagagagaaaaaagaaagagaaaagagaaaaagagagaaaagaaagagagaaagggaagaaagaaagagacagagaaagagggagaaagaaaaagagaaagaaaaagaaagagaaagaaagaaagaaagaaagaaagaaagaaagaaagaaagaaagaaagaaagaaagaaagaaagagagagagagagagaaagagagaaaggcagaaataaagaaagaaagaaagaaagaaagaaagaaagaaagaaagaaagaaagaaagaaagaaagaaagaaagaaagaaagaaagaaagaaagaaagaaagaaagaaagaaagaaagaaagaaagaaagaaagaaagaagaaagaaaaaaaagagaaagagaaagaaagtttGTCTTTCTGCGTCTCGGCAAAAACCCCTTATTTGTGCAGTACCTGGCAAGCTCAGCAGTATTTTTGTAGTTGCCATATGGATGAAGGACACACTCTCACCAGTTCTTTGGTGCTGGTCTTGCTCAACTCCTTTGTCCCCTCTCCccctatatattttttttttcttctttcatcatGTTTCCAAGCTACCTTTGGaattttcccccttctcctaCTTGGAGGCGAGCCCTTCTCACACAGGAAGGGAGCACGTCTCCTCGGGTGACACTCTGGGGTGACATTGCCGTGGAGCATTGGGGTGGGAAGATACAGTTTCTATTGAAGAATAACCTGAGCACGAAGTGGTGTCTAATTTCCCTGGCAGAGTAAAGCTTTTGAGGCAGGTATTTACTGTGTGATCGTGCACCACCTGGCAGAAGGAGGCCTGATCTGCTCAAGGCAGACTAGGTACTGCTGTCATGAAAACACTGAACAATGTCTGtcttctgtgcctcagctccCCTTTTCTGGGGTGTGTGCTCTCCCCTTTTCTGAAGGGTTACAAACAGCCTTTCCCATTTATTAGCTCAGTGGAACCACTGCAGAGTGATTTAGGGACACAGTTCTGCTCAGTCACGCTCAGGATTTTATAGAGTTTACTGGGGAAAAGgaatcaaaacaacaacaacaacaaaaaatgaacaaaaaagtATCCATGACTCATGGAAGGAGCTCTTACATGTCTGAAACATACTATCATCAGCTTACTAGCGCTGCACTTCACATGGCTTAATTATGTGATTATTTAGTCTATTACCTccaaaagaaattcttttcatCAGTCATATTGTGCTCATGAGCAAGTCATTGGAAAATGTGTTAAAAGCc from Sylvia atricapilla isolate bSylAtr1 chromosome 6, bSylAtr1.pri, whole genome shotgun sequence includes the following:
- the RASSF10 gene encoding ras association domain-containing protein 10, whose product is MEPEERKISVWICQEEKLISGLSRRTTCSDVVRVLLEDSHHRRQRPAPPQPAGGMLSGPPHSYCIVEKWRGFERILPNKTKILRLWVAWGDEQENVRFVLVRSEASLPNAGPRSAEARVVLSKERPGRGLGAARASLALTQERQRRVVRKAFRKLAKINKKRQQPLAREASSAERMETLVHLVLSQDHTIRQQIQRLRELDREIDRYEAKIHLDRMKRHGVNYVQDTYLVGTGGEPEPGREPGQPAAGRPEEDYARKCEEVLQLQEQRAQQEELLEHLAAEIQEELNERWMKRRREELELAAGPGLADTDCDTTELSGGGGGEGELHLEHERVKTQLSTSLYIGLKLSTDLEAVKTDLDCTQRAWEDKERELQRLLETLGTLDVAEAPAEPRGAAGGGRPAAGGWVEQARALRKDRADNDEDSDTGLSSMHSQDSDSLPVCESLV